In Candidatus Methylomirabilota bacterium, the following proteins share a genomic window:
- a CDS encoding NAD(P)/FAD-dependent oxidoreductase gives MPERIETLIVGGGQAALALSHHLRARGREHLILERARVAESWRSERWDSLTFQFPSWSMRLPGHDYGGDDPEGFAPRDEVVRFLEEYRAKIAAPIREGVTVRAVSARGARHLVETNAGDYEAVHVVSATGPYREPALPPAAADIPREIVQVHSSHYRNPGALPPGAVLVVGSGASGCQIAEDLAAAGRTVFLSVGRHRRVPRRYRGRDVFWWIERMGALDQRLAERPDARGTPNPLVTGATGGHTIDLREYPRQGMTLLGHLRGAREGHLYFADDAAAEIARGDEGMTAFARGADEWALREGLGPPRADERLDRLPIDSLPPTPPVLDLRARGITSAIWATGFRPDFGWVRLPVLDAAGDAVHREGFTARPGFYFLGLPWLSKLKSSVLCGVGEDAERIAAAIAAHP, from the coding sequence GTGCCGGAGCGAATTGAAACACTCATCGTGGGTGGAGGTCAGGCGGCCCTGGCGCTCAGCCATCACCTCCGCGCGCGGGGCCGCGAGCACCTGATCCTCGAGCGGGCCCGCGTGGCGGAGAGCTGGCGTAGCGAGCGCTGGGACTCCCTCACCTTCCAGTTCCCCAGCTGGAGCATGCGGCTGCCGGGCCATGACTACGGGGGCGACGACCCGGAGGGCTTCGCCCCGCGCGACGAGGTGGTGCGCTTCCTCGAGGAGTACCGCGCCAAGATTGCCGCGCCGATACGCGAGGGCGTGACCGTGCGGGCCGTGTCGGCGCGCGGGGCCCGTCACCTGGTCGAGACCAATGCGGGCGACTACGAGGCCGTCCACGTCGTGTCGGCTACCGGCCCCTACCGCGAGCCGGCGCTGCCACCGGCGGCAGCCGACATCCCTCGGGAGATCGTGCAGGTCCACTCCAGCCACTACCGGAATCCGGGTGCATTGCCGCCCGGCGCGGTGCTCGTGGTCGGCTCGGGGGCGTCGGGCTGCCAGATCGCGGAGGACCTCGCCGCCGCCGGGCGCACCGTCTTCCTCTCCGTGGGTCGGCACCGGCGGGTGCCGCGTCGCTATCGCGGGCGCGACGTGTTCTGGTGGATCGAGCGCATGGGCGCGCTCGACCAGAGGCTGGCCGAGCGTCCCGACGCGCGCGGCACACCGAACCCGCTGGTGACCGGCGCGACGGGTGGCCATACCATCGATCTCCGCGAGTATCCGCGCCAGGGCATGACGCTGCTCGGCCACCTGCGCGGCGCACGCGAGGGACACCTTTACTTCGCCGACGACGCGGCGGCCGAGATCGCCCGCGGCGACGAGGGCATGACGGCGTTCGCGCGCGGCGCCGACGAGTGGGCGCTCCGCGAGGGCCTGGGACCTCCGCGCGCGGACGAGCGACTCGATCGCCTCCCGATCGACTCACTCCCGCCCACGCCGCCGGTCCTCGACCTCCGCGCCCGAGGCATCACCAGCGCGATCTGGGCCACCGGCTTCCGTCCCGACTTCGGCTGGGTCCGGCTGCCCGTGCTCGACGCCGCCGGGGACGCCGTGCACCGGGAAGGCTTCACCGCGCGCCCGGGCTTCTACTTTCTCGGACTGCCGTGGCTCTCCAAGCTCAAGTCCTCGGTGCTTTGCGGCGTGGGCGAGGACGCCGAGCGCATCGCCGCCGCGATCGCCGCCCACCCTTGA
- a CDS encoding SPFH domain-containing protein has protein sequence MGIASFVKKQFIDVLQWTEDGDDVLTWRFPTADLEIQQGARLIVRDTQMALFVDQGKVADLFGPGTHPIHTRNLPVLTDLRHWNKQFESPFKSEVYFFSVRQRLGQTWGTASALTIRDREFGAVRIRAFGVYGFRVGDPRVMFRELSGTRDSYGLGDLEGQLRNTLVSALTDHLGGSQVPFLDMAANQEALARAVLGKAQPAFQALGLSLVSFQIQNISLPEELQERLDERIGMGIVGDLPRYTQFQTARSIPTAAANAGGAAGAGVGVGAGIAMGQAMGQAMQRPAAPAAAAPVGTVCPRCSTRLDRPSKFCPECGSALA, from the coding sequence ATGGGCATCGCGAGCTTCGTGAAGAAGCAGTTCATCGACGTCCTGCAGTGGACGGAGGACGGCGACGACGTGCTCACGTGGCGGTTTCCCACCGCCGACCTCGAGATCCAGCAGGGCGCGCGGCTCATCGTGCGCGACACGCAGATGGCGCTGTTCGTGGATCAGGGCAAGGTGGCCGATCTCTTCGGCCCCGGCACCCACCCCATCCACACGCGCAATCTGCCCGTCCTCACGGACCTCCGCCACTGGAACAAGCAATTCGAGTCGCCGTTCAAGAGCGAGGTGTACTTCTTCTCCGTACGGCAGCGGCTGGGCCAGACCTGGGGTACCGCGAGCGCGCTGACCATCCGCGACCGCGAGTTCGGCGCGGTGCGCATCCGCGCCTTCGGCGTCTACGGCTTCCGCGTGGGCGACCCGCGCGTGATGTTCCGTGAGCTGTCCGGCACGCGCGACAGCTACGGCCTGGGTGACCTCGAGGGGCAGCTGCGGAACACGCTCGTCTCCGCCCTCACGGATCACCTGGGCGGCAGCCAGGTGCCCTTCCTCGACATGGCGGCGAACCAGGAGGCGCTTGCCCGCGCGGTGCTCGGCAAGGCGCAGCCGGCCTTCCAGGCCCTCGGGCTCTCGCTCGTGAGCTTCCAGATCCAGAACATCTCGCTGCCGGAGGAGCTGCAGGAGCGGCTCGACGAGCGGATCGGCATGGGCATCGTGGGCGACCTCCCGCGCTACACCCAGTTCCAGACCGCGCGCTCGATCCCGACGGCCGCCGCGAACGCGGGCGGCGCGGCGGGCGCCGGCGTGGGGGTGGGCGCGGGCATCGCGATGGGGCAGGCCATGGGGCAGGCGATGCAGCGGCCCGCGGCGCCCGCGGCGGCCGCGCCCGTCGGCACGGTGTGCCCGCGCTGCAGCACGCGGCTCGACCGGCCGAGTAAGTTCTGCCCCGAGTGCGGCAGCGCGCTGGCCTAG
- the chrA gene encoding chromate efflux transporter, with product MRDSVGAIFRVFLALGLTSFGGPIAHLGYFRREFVERRKWLTESAFVDLVALGQFLPGPASSQVGFAVGLSRGGVLGGLAAWAGFTLPSAIALALFARLAGRLDGAAAGGALHGLKLVAVAVVAQAVWSMARSLCPDRERASMAVLGALTVTFAPAAAGQITAIVLGGLVGLWLCRGAAAPSEGALPILVPRALAWSCLAAYALLLVALPLAVRLGAGPPLAVFEAFYRAGALVFGGGHVVLPLLESAVVTPGWVGHDAFLAGYGAAQAVPGPLFTFSAYLGAVMSAPPGGWPGAALCLVAIFLPGLLVLIGALPFWDAFRRHAGAQAAMRGVNAAVVGILVAALYHPVWTSAVRGPADFALALVAFALLAVWTLPPWAVVLLTALGGLLLDTFTP from the coding sequence GTGCGCGACTCCGTCGGCGCGATCTTCCGCGTCTTCCTGGCCCTGGGCCTGACCTCGTTCGGTGGGCCCATCGCGCATCTGGGCTATTTCCGGCGCGAGTTCGTGGAGCGCCGGAAGTGGCTCACGGAGTCCGCCTTCGTGGACCTCGTCGCGCTCGGCCAGTTCCTGCCCGGGCCCGCCTCGAGCCAGGTCGGCTTCGCGGTGGGACTCTCGCGTGGCGGCGTGCTCGGCGGCCTCGCGGCATGGGCCGGCTTCACGCTTCCCTCCGCCATCGCGCTGGCGCTCTTCGCGCGGCTCGCGGGGCGCCTCGACGGCGCGGCGGCGGGCGGCGCGCTGCATGGGCTCAAGCTCGTCGCGGTGGCCGTCGTCGCCCAGGCCGTATGGAGCATGGCGCGCAGCCTCTGTCCCGACCGCGAGCGGGCGAGCATGGCCGTCCTCGGCGCCCTGACCGTGACGTTCGCGCCGGCCGCCGCCGGGCAGATTACCGCCATCGTGCTCGGCGGGTTGGTAGGCCTCTGGCTGTGCCGGGGAGCGGCGGCGCCGTCGGAAGGCGCGCTGCCGATCCTGGTGCCGCGCGCGCTCGCCTGGAGCTGCCTCGCGGCCTACGCGCTGCTGCTGGTCGCCCTGCCCCTGGCGGTGCGGCTGGGCGCGGGCCCGCCCCTCGCGGTGTTCGAGGCGTTCTACCGCGCGGGCGCCCTCGTGTTCGGCGGGGGGCATGTCGTGCTGCCGCTGCTCGAGAGCGCGGTGGTGACGCCGGGCTGGGTTGGCCACGACGCCTTCCTCGCGGGCTACGGCGCGGCCCAAGCCGTGCCGGGCCCGCTCTTCACGTTCTCCGCGTACCTGGGCGCGGTGATGAGCGCGCCGCCCGGCGGCTGGCCCGGGGCCGCGCTCTGCCTGGTCGCGATCTTCCTGCCCGGGCTGCTGGTCCTCATCGGCGCGCTGCCGTTCTGGGACGCGTTCCGCCGCCACGCGGGCGCGCAGGCGGCGATGCGCGGGGTGAACGCCGCCGTCGTGGGGATTCTCGTCGCGGCGCTCTATCACCCGGTGTGGACCAGCGCGGTGCGGGGTCCCGCCGATTTCGCGCTCGCGCTGGTGGCCTTTGCGCTGCTGGCGGTGTGGACCCTGCCGCCGTGGGCGGTGGTGTTGCTCACCGCCCTGGGCGGCCTGCTGCTGGACACCTTCACCCCTTAG
- a CDS encoding Mur ligase domain-containing protein, whose product MVRYHFSGIGGAGMNPLARLMRARGHDVQGSDRAFDQGKSADLAAQLRALGIRLLPQDGSAIRPGLDRFVYSTAVEADTPEVKAARELGIERIARPALLAEIVNAGGPGVAIAGTSGKSTITGMVGWILRDAGRSATVLGGAALVGEGVSGCFQAGPEGAPVAAEACESDGTLTGYAAGLGLVHNISRDHGEVEALRPQFEAFARQSRRLLVNAASPEAAALGREFGARTYGAAPDAAARLEIAAVGPSRARGALYTSSGNITIDVPQPGAHNLENAAAAALVALELAIEPRAVEQAIRTFPGVARRFQVMGVTPGGVRVVDDYAHNGEKIRAALTTAQAGAARVVAVFQPHGYGPARFLRPELREMLPRLLRPADRFCYAEVFYAGGTVTKDVTSGMLAEDLPAALRCGYAPDHPAVVRWVAAEARPGDTVLLMGARDPDLPALARSVFTALA is encoded by the coding sequence ATGGTCCGCTACCACTTCTCGGGCATCGGTGGGGCGGGCATGAATCCCCTCGCGCGGCTCATGCGGGCCCGCGGTCACGACGTGCAGGGCTCCGACCGCGCCTTCGACCAGGGCAAGAGCGCCGACCTCGCCGCGCAGCTCCGCGCCCTCGGCATTCGCCTCCTGCCCCAGGACGGCTCGGCGATCAGGCCGGGGCTCGACCGCTTCGTGTACTCCACCGCGGTGGAGGCGGACACGCCCGAGGTGAAGGCGGCGCGCGAGCTCGGCATCGAGCGCATCGCGCGGCCGGCGCTGCTCGCGGAGATCGTCAACGCGGGGGGCCCGGGCGTGGCCATCGCGGGCACCAGCGGCAAGAGCACGATCACCGGCATGGTGGGCTGGATCCTGCGCGACGCGGGGCGCTCCGCCACCGTGCTGGGCGGCGCGGCGCTGGTGGGCGAGGGCGTGAGCGGCTGCTTTCAGGCCGGGCCCGAGGGCGCGCCGGTGGCCGCCGAGGCCTGCGAGTCCGACGGCACCCTCACCGGCTATGCCGCCGGCCTCGGGCTCGTCCACAACATCAGCCGCGACCACGGCGAGGTGGAGGCGCTGCGCCCGCAGTTCGAAGCCTTCGCGCGCCAGTCGCGCCGGCTCCTGGTGAATGCCGCCTCGCCCGAGGCCGCCGCACTGGGCCGCGAGTTCGGCGCGCGGACCTACGGCGCGGCGCCGGACGCGGCCGCGCGGCTCGAGATCGCGGCCGTGGGCCCGTCACGCGCCCGAGGCGCGCTCTACACTTCGAGCGGAAACATCACGATCGACGTCCCGCAGCCCGGCGCGCACAATCTCGAGAACGCGGCGGCGGCCGCATTGGTCGCGCTCGAGCTGGCCATCGAGCCGCGCGCGGTGGAGCAGGCGATCCGCACCTTTCCCGGCGTGGCCCGCCGCTTCCAGGTGATGGGCGTCACCCCGGGCGGAGTCCGGGTGGTGGACGACTATGCGCACAACGGCGAGAAGATCCGTGCCGCGCTGACGACCGCGCAGGCCGGCGCGGCAAGGGTCGTCGCCGTGTTCCAGCCGCACGGCTACGGCCCCGCGCGCTTCCTGCGGCCCGAGCTGCGCGAGATGCTGCCGCGCCTCCTGCGGCCCGCCGATCGCTTTTGCTACGCGGAAGTGTTCTACGCGGGCGGTACCGTGACCAAGGATGTGACGAGCGGAATGCTGGCCGAGGACCTACCGGCCGCGCTCCGCTGCGGCTACGCGCCCGACCACCCCGCGGTGGTGCGCTGGGTGGCGGCGGAGGCGCGCCCCGGCGACACCGTGCTGCTGATGGGCGCGCGCGATCCCGACCTGCCCGCCCTCGCCCGGAGCGTCTTCACCGCCCTCGCGTAG
- a CDS encoding Gfo/Idh/MocA family oxidoreductase has product MTRLRVGVLGLSHDHVWSNLAAIAAGDQGVLAAVAEPDPRLRERLAREHGGAAALTDFAALLERRDLDTILCFTDNRASAEWGARALGRGFPVMVEKPMAADLAGADALVAAARVAGRPLMVNWPTAWRPALRHGVALVSGGAVGEPVQLAHRGGHRGPREFGCSEQFCAWLYDPARNGGGALVDYCGYGGILARTLLGRPESVTAVAAHLRKKDLPSEDNAVVVLRYPHALATLEGSWTQIGGEPGFAFIVYGDTGTLIVHQPRPTHEGHKVGGGRVQIVRVDGSETIEPPELPAGERDGVSYFLARLRDGRPITGLCAPEVGRDVQEILAAALESSATGRTVALPPARA; this is encoded by the coding sequence GTGACTCGGCTGCGGGTCGGCGTCCTCGGGCTCAGCCACGACCACGTCTGGTCCAATCTCGCGGCGATCGCCGCGGGCGACCAGGGCGTGCTCGCGGCGGTGGCCGAGCCCGACCCGCGGTTGCGCGAGCGCCTCGCCCGCGAGCACGGGGGGGCGGCGGCGCTGACCGACTTCGCGGCGCTGCTCGAGCGCCGCGATCTCGACACCATCCTCTGCTTCACCGACAACCGCGCGTCCGCGGAGTGGGGCGCGCGCGCCCTCGGCCGCGGCTTCCCCGTGATGGTCGAGAAGCCCATGGCCGCGGATCTGGCGGGCGCCGACGCCCTCGTGGCCGCGGCCCGTGTCGCGGGCCGGCCCCTCATGGTGAACTGGCCCACCGCGTGGCGACCGGCTCTGCGCCACGGGGTTGCCCTGGTGAGCGGCGGCGCGGTTGGCGAGCCCGTGCAGCTCGCCCATCGCGGCGGCCATCGGGGCCCCCGTGAATTCGGCTGCTCGGAGCAATTCTGCGCGTGGCTCTATGATCCCGCCCGGAACGGCGGCGGCGCCCTCGTGGACTACTGCGGCTACGGCGGCATCCTCGCCCGCACGCTGCTCGGCCGGCCCGAGTCCGTCACCGCGGTGGCCGCGCATCTCCGCAAGAAGGACCTCCCCTCGGAGGACAACGCGGTGGTGGTCCTGCGTTATCCGCACGCGCTCGCGACGCTGGAGGGCTCGTGGACGCAGATCGGCGGCGAGCCCGGCTTCGCCTTCATCGTCTACGGCGACACCGGCACGCTGATCGTGCATCAGCCGCGCCCGACCCACGAGGGGCACAAGGTCGGCGGGGGCCGCGTCCAGATCGTGCGGGTGGACGGCAGCGAGACGATCGAGCCGCCCGAGCTGCCCGCCGGCGAGCGCGACGGGGTGTCGTATTTCCTCGCGCGGCTGCGCGACGGCCGGCCCATCACCGGGCTCTGCGCGCCCGAGGTGGGCCGCGACGTGCAGGAGATCCTGGCTGCCGCGCTCGAGTCGAGCGCGACCGGGCGCACCGTCGCGCTCCCGCCCGCGCGCGCGTAG
- the shc gene encoding squalene--hopene cyclase, with protein sequence MSSSSFEPGEGALPRVRPAAESREALAEKASVVADHAAEAVLALQKPEGYWCGDLLGDSTLESDYVVLQLWLHPPDNDPWRPPSWDRILRAREAILGVQGADGGFPIYPDGPGEINATVKAYAALKLAGLSPDAEPMRLARAAVLRLGGIQETNSYVRINLSLFGLYPRRYVPTIPPELVLLPGGIIYEMSSWTRAIVVPLSIVQARAGRRPVPAGFTLDELALPGKSFRFPRRDRLSAVFTQIDAALKVWEHRAPEVIRRSALREAEKWMLDRTRHSDGLGAIYPAMMYFIMALECLGYPRDHPDLVEALRVYEELMTDTGERLYFQPCFSPVWDTAIAMFALGEQGHEAAAAQRRAADWLVAKEIRRRGDWSVKRPETEPSGWAFEFNNEHYPDIDDTAMVLLALQHAKASDPAAQARCERRALIWLTQMQSSDGGWAAFDVDNNWALLNRVPFADHNAMLDPTCPDITGRVLEALCRRGLSITDQPVDRGAAYLLQTQEENGSWYGRWGVNYVYGTFLALRGLRAAHDRTASRAMFQAGRWLASVQNADGGWGESCASYGDGQFVPAPSTPSQTAWGLLGLIAAGQGDGDALMRGVRYLIDTQKADGTWDEWLATGTGFPGVFYLRYTLYRNYFPLLALAQARRVLEASARSLRLVREGGIGARDAD encoded by the coding sequence ATGTCGTCCTCCTCGTTCGAGCCCGGCGAGGGCGCGCTCCCGCGCGTCCGGCCCGCGGCGGAGAGCCGCGAGGCCCTTGCCGAGAAGGCGAGCGTGGTCGCCGACCACGCCGCCGAGGCGGTGCTCGCGCTCCAGAAGCCGGAGGGCTACTGGTGCGGCGATCTCCTCGGCGACAGCACGCTCGAGTCGGACTACGTGGTGTTGCAGCTATGGCTGCATCCCCCCGACAACGATCCGTGGCGGCCGCCCAGCTGGGACCGCATCCTGCGGGCGCGCGAGGCCATCCTCGGCGTGCAGGGAGCGGACGGCGGATTCCCGATCTACCCCGACGGCCCCGGCGAGATCAATGCGACCGTGAAAGCCTATGCGGCGCTCAAGCTCGCTGGGCTTTCACCCGACGCCGAGCCGATGCGTCTCGCGCGGGCGGCGGTGCTGCGGCTGGGCGGCATCCAGGAAACGAACAGCTACGTCCGTATCAACCTGAGCTTGTTCGGCCTCTACCCGCGCCGCTACGTGCCCACCATCCCGCCGGAGCTCGTGCTGCTCCCCGGCGGCATCATCTACGAGATGTCGTCGTGGACGCGCGCGATCGTGGTACCGCTGTCGATCGTGCAGGCGCGCGCGGGGCGCCGGCCCGTCCCCGCGGGCTTCACGCTCGACGAGCTGGCGCTGCCCGGCAAGAGCTTCCGCTTCCCGCGGCGGGACCGGCTGTCCGCCGTCTTCACGCAGATCGACGCCGCGCTGAAGGTGTGGGAGCACCGCGCGCCCGAGGTGATCCGCAGGTCGGCGCTTCGCGAGGCCGAGAAATGGATGCTCGATCGGACGCGGCACAGCGACGGGCTGGGCGCGATCTATCCGGCGATGATGTACTTCATCATGGCGCTCGAGTGTCTCGGCTATCCGCGTGATCATCCCGATCTCGTCGAAGCCCTCCGCGTGTACGAGGAGCTGATGACGGACACCGGGGAGCGGCTCTACTTCCAGCCGTGCTTCTCGCCGGTCTGGGACACCGCCATCGCGATGTTCGCCCTCGGCGAGCAGGGCCACGAGGCCGCGGCGGCGCAGCGTCGCGCCGCGGACTGGCTCGTCGCCAAGGAGATCCGCCGGCGCGGCGACTGGTCGGTCAAGCGGCCGGAGACGGAGCCGTCGGGGTGGGCATTCGAGTTCAACAACGAGCACTACCCGGATATCGACGACACCGCGATGGTCCTGCTCGCGCTGCAGCACGCGAAGGCCAGCGATCCGGCGGCGCAGGCGCGCTGCGAGCGGCGCGCCCTGATCTGGCTCACGCAGATGCAGTCGAGCGACGGCGGGTGGGCCGCGTTCGACGTGGACAACAACTGGGCCCTGCTCAACCGCGTGCCGTTCGCCGACCACAACGCGATGCTCGATCCCACCTGCCCGGACATCACCGGGCGCGTGCTGGAGGCGCTCTGCCGCCGCGGGCTGAGCATCACCGATCAGCCGGTCGATCGCGGCGCCGCGTATCTGCTCCAGACGCAGGAGGAGAACGGCTCCTGGTACGGGCGCTGGGGCGTGAACTACGTCTACGGTACCTTCCTCGCGCTGCGGGGGCTGCGTGCCGCCCACGATCGGACTGCCTCGCGCGCCATGTTCCAGGCCGGCCGCTGGCTCGCGTCGGTGCAGAACGCCGACGGCGGCTGGGGCGAGAGCTGCGCGAGCTACGGCGACGGACAGTTCGTGCCCGCGCCGAGCACGCCGTCGCAGACCGCGTGGGGACTGCTGGGGCTCATCGCGGCCGGGCAGGGCGACGGCGACGCCCTGATGCGCGGCGTGCGCTACCTCATCGACACGCAGAAAGCCGACGGCACGTGGGACGAGTGGCTCGCCACCGGGACGGGCTTTCCCGGCGTGTTCTATCTCCGTTACACGCTCTACCGGAACTACTTTCCGCTGCTGGCACTGGCGCAGGCGCGGCGGGTGCTGGAGGCGAGCGCGCGGAGCCTGCGGCTCGTCCGTGAGGGCGGGATCGGCGCCCGCGACGCCGACTGA
- a CDS encoding Xaa-Pro peptidase family protein: MARKPAVEPRPITPDSIDPKHRWDRPIQAPGRMQVDFEERVDFRRLHAYRLGRTRQALARSGLGALLMFDQYNIRYISSTVIGEWARDKLIRYCLLAGSGEPWVWDFGSAARHHRLYAPWLDATHCLAGMVGMRGAVSPKSGLFEQAAREIKEILVREGVAGTPIGIDMVEPPFLFALQKQGIEVRDGQQVMLEARVIKNVDELALLNMAAAMGDGVYQDIYEALKPGVRENEIVALANKRLYEMGSDCVEAINAISGERCSPHPHNFTDRLIRPGDQAFFDIIQSFMGYRTCYYRTFSVGRATGPQQSAYKKARDWMDSAIDLIKPGVSTDRIARCFPKAQDIGFESEMAAFGLNFCHGLGLGLHERPIISRLNSMEEPMELQAGMVFAVETYCPATDGISAARIEEEVIVTPKGAQVITLFPAQELPIANRY, from the coding sequence ATGGCCCGTAAGCCCGCCGTCGAGCCCCGCCCCATCACGCCGGATTCCATCGACCCCAAGCATCGCTGGGACCGGCCCATCCAGGCGCCCGGCCGCATGCAGGTGGACTTCGAAGAGCGCGTGGACTTCCGGCGCCTGCACGCCTACCGCCTGGGGCGCACGCGCCAGGCCCTCGCCCGCTCCGGCCTCGGCGCCCTCCTCATGTTCGACCAGTACAACATCCGCTACATCTCCAGCACCGTGATCGGGGAGTGGGCTCGCGACAAGCTGATTCGCTACTGCCTGCTCGCCGGGAGCGGCGAGCCCTGGGTGTGGGACTTCGGCTCGGCGGCGCGCCACCACCGGCTCTACGCGCCGTGGCTCGACGCCACCCACTGTCTCGCCGGCATGGTCGGGATGCGCGGGGCGGTGTCCCCGAAGTCGGGGCTCTTCGAGCAGGCCGCGCGCGAGATCAAGGAGATCCTCGTGCGCGAGGGGGTGGCGGGCACGCCGATCGGCATCGACATGGTCGAGCCGCCGTTCCTCTTCGCGCTCCAGAAGCAAGGCATCGAGGTGCGCGACGGCCAGCAGGTGATGCTGGAGGCGCGGGTGATCAAGAACGTCGACGAGCTGGCCCTGCTCAACATGGCCGCCGCCATGGGTGACGGCGTCTACCAGGACATCTACGAGGCGCTCAAGCCCGGCGTGCGCGAGAACGAGATCGTGGCGCTGGCCAACAAGCGGCTCTACGAGATGGGCTCGGACTGCGTGGAGGCTATCAACGCGATCTCCGGCGAGCGCTGCTCACCTCATCCGCACAACTTCACCGACCGCCTGATCCGCCCGGGCGACCAGGCCTTCTTCGACATCATCCAGTCCTTCATGGGGTACCGGACGTGCTACTACCGAACGTTCAGCGTGGGCCGCGCCACCGGACCCCAGCAGTCGGCCTACAAGAAGGCGCGCGACTGGATGGACAGCGCCATCGACCTCATCAAGCCCGGCGTGAGCACGGACCGCATCGCGCGCTGCTTCCCCAAGGCGCAGGACATCGGCTTCGAGAGCGAGATGGCGGCGTTCGGCCTGAACTTCTGCCACGGCCTAGGCCTGGGGCTCCACGAGCGGCCCATCATCTCGCGCTTGAATTCCATGGAGGAGCCGATGGAGCTCCAGGCAGGGATGGTGTTCGCGGTGGAGACGTACTGCCCGGCCACCGACGGCATCTCCGCCGCCCGCATCGAAGAGGAGGTGATCGTGACGCCGAAGGGTGCGCAGGTGATCACGCTCTTCCCCGCCCAGGAACTGCCCATCGCGAATCGCTACTGA
- the trxA gene encoding thioredoxin: MTDSSVLHLDDKTFDETLATTEGVLMVDFWAEWCGPCRAVSPVLEDLARTSGGKVTLAKVNVDEHPALASRFGVRSIPTILFVKDGKIRDQAIGALPKAALQKKIETLA, from the coding sequence ATGACTGACTCGAGCGTGCTCCATCTGGACGACAAGACCTTCGACGAGACCCTTGCGACCACTGAGGGTGTGCTGATGGTGGATTTCTGGGCCGAGTGGTGCGGCCCCTGCCGCGCGGTGAGCCCGGTGCTGGAGGACCTCGCGCGGACGTCGGGCGGCAAGGTCACCCTGGCCAAGGTCAACGTGGACGAGCATCCCGCGCTGGCCTCGCGCTTCGGCGTGCGCTCCATCCCGACCATCCTGTTCGTCAAGGACGGCAAGATCCGCGACCAGGCTATCGGCGCCCTGCCGAAGGCAGCCCTGCAGAAGAAGATCGAGACGCTGGCGTAA